A genomic region of Janthinobacterium lividum contains the following coding sequences:
- a CDS encoding septal ring lytic transglycosylase RlpA family protein: MRAPFDTFAMRGLGLTVLLTLAACGTTPQKPASNNVPLPSGGKVKVPVRQDPTLPALPAAGSGRGGYYKDDGPGDNPPANLRDVPDAEVRNEPYSTRSNRPYVVFGKTYTPITDNEPFKQKGTGTWYGKKFHGQRTSSGEIYDMYKMTAAHPTLPIPSYARVTSIDSGEQVIVRINDRGPFHATRVIDVSYTAALKLGFLGKGSHQVVVERLLPADIDAILAARAAPKPVPSVVAISIDTPVETGAVVQPEVSSQMLPVDATVAAPAPAALASGFYLQLGAYSRADNAETGRSRLEPYAAALGTLGVVQAGNLFRLYGGPFSSRAEAARAAANLPESTGIKPIVIQR; this comes from the coding sequence ATGCGCGCGCCTTTCGATACTTTCGCCATGCGCGGGTTGGGCCTGACGGTCTTGCTGACCCTGGCCGCTTGCGGCACGACGCCGCAAAAGCCCGCATCGAATAACGTGCCGCTGCCGTCCGGCGGCAAGGTCAAGGTGCCCGTGCGCCAGGATCCCACCTTGCCGGCATTGCCGGCGGCCGGCTCCGGGCGCGGCGGCTACTACAAGGATGACGGCCCGGGCGACAATCCGCCAGCCAACCTGCGCGACGTGCCCGATGCGGAAGTGCGCAACGAGCCGTATTCGACGCGCTCGAACCGTCCGTATGTCGTCTTCGGCAAGACCTACACGCCGATCACCGACAATGAGCCCTTCAAGCAAAAGGGCACGGGCACCTGGTATGGCAAGAAATTCCATGGCCAGCGCACCTCGTCGGGTGAAATCTACGATATGTACAAGATGACGGCGGCCCATCCGACCTTGCCGATTCCGTCGTATGCGCGCGTGACGAGCATCGACAGCGGCGAGCAGGTGATCGTGCGCATCAACGACCGCGGCCCCTTCCATGCCACGCGCGTCATCGACGTGTCGTACACGGCGGCGCTGAAACTGGGCTTCCTTGGCAAGGGCAGTCACCAGGTGGTGGTCGAACGGCTGCTGCCTGCCGATATCGACGCCATCCTGGCCGCCCGTGCGGCACCGAAGCCGGTGCCGTCCGTGGTGGCCATCTCCATCGATACGCCGGTGGAAACGGGCGCCGTGGTGCAGCCGGAAGTGTCGTCGCAAATGCTGCCCGTCGACGCGACAGTCGCCGCACCGGCACCGGCGGCGCTGGCCAGCGGTTTCTATCTGCAGCTGGGCGCCTACTCGCGCGCCGACAATGCGGAAACGGGCCGCTCGCGCCTGGAACCCTACGCGGCAGCTTTGGGTACCTTGGGCGTGGTGCAGGCCGGGAATCTGTTCCGCCTGTACGGTGGCCCATTCTCGAGCCGCGCCGAGGCGGCCCGCGCGGCGGCGAATTTACCGGAATCGACGGGCATCAAGCCCATCGTCATTCAACGATAG
- a CDS encoding thiol:disulfide interchange protein DsbA/DsbL, translating to MRFLKKILFAAALCTAAMGASASPAEPKNGVEYETLPTPQATESGKKIEVTEFFAYYCPHCNVLEPQLAAWVKKQGDNIVFKRVHVSRDDSVAPQQRLFFTLQAMGLVDKLHTSVFHAMHVERNRLNTDDAVFDFVAKQGVDRQKFIDTYRSMGVSARVRRADAMMQGYNVTFWPMIAIDGRYITSPSQADQGSKSARNEEQLNAQALSVMDVLVAKAKAEKK from the coding sequence ATGCGTTTTCTGAAGAAAATCCTGTTCGCCGCCGCCCTGTGCACCGCCGCCATGGGCGCATCTGCCTCGCCGGCCGAGCCGAAAAACGGCGTCGAATACGAAACCCTGCCTACGCCGCAGGCGACGGAATCGGGCAAGAAAATCGAAGTGACGGAATTCTTCGCCTATTACTGCCCGCATTGCAACGTGCTCGAACCGCAGCTGGCGGCCTGGGTCAAGAAACAGGGCGACAACATCGTCTTCAAGCGCGTGCACGTGTCGCGCGATGACAGCGTGGCGCCGCAGCAGCGTTTGTTCTTCACCCTGCAAGCCATGGGCCTGGTCGACAAGCTGCACACCAGCGTATTCCACGCCATGCACGTGGAACGCAACCGCCTGAACACGGACGACGCCGTATTCGATTTCGTCGCCAAGCAGGGCGTGGACCGCCAGAAATTCATCGACACCTACCGTTCGATGGGCGTCTCGGCCCGCGTGCGCCGCGCTGACGCCATGATGCAGGGCTATAACGTGACGTTCTGGCCCATGATCGCCATCGACGGCCGCTACATCACCTCGCCTTCGCAGGCCGATCAGGGCAGCAAGTCGGCCAGGAACGAAGAGCAGCTGAACGCCCAGGCGCTCAGCGTGATGGACGTGCTGGTCGCGAAAGCCAAAGCGGAAAAGAAATAA
- a CDS encoding SPOR domain-containing protein, protein MLKFVFWLLAGVNLLVLAIGQGYLGSFRTETREPARLKNQLQAGKLTLLTQEQATAPAAEEGATPTAAAPAPPTSYACTEVGNFLLADGRRFEAQVAALDLGDRQSRRNVAGQEISSYMVYIPPQGSKEGADRKAGELKQLGVTNYFIMNESSPLRWGISLGVFKSETSAQSQLASLNKQGVHSARVAPRYSAGKQLAYQFRDLDAATRARLEKIKTQFPDQELRNCK, encoded by the coding sequence ATGCTGAAATTCGTCTTCTGGCTGCTGGCCGGCGTCAACCTGCTGGTGCTGGCCATCGGCCAGGGTTATCTGGGCAGTTTTCGCACCGAGACGCGCGAACCGGCGCGCCTGAAAAACCAGCTGCAGGCGGGCAAGCTCACCTTGCTGACGCAGGAGCAGGCCACGGCGCCCGCCGCCGAAGAGGGCGCGACGCCGACGGCGGCGGCACCGGCACCACCGACATCGTATGCCTGCACGGAAGTGGGCAATTTCCTGCTGGCCGATGGGCGCCGCTTTGAAGCGCAAGTGGCGGCATTGGACCTGGGCGACCGCCAGTCGCGCCGCAACGTGGCCGGCCAGGAGATTTCCAGCTACATGGTGTATATCCCGCCGCAGGGCAGCAAGGAAGGCGCCGACCGCAAGGCCGGCGAATTGAAGCAGCTGGGCGTGACGAATTACTTCATCATGAATGAAAGCAGCCCGCTGCGCTGGGGTATTTCACTGGGCGTGTTCAAGTCGGAAACCAGCGCGCAAAGCCAGCTGGCATCGCTCAACAAACAGGGCGTGCACAGCGCCCGCGTCGCGCCGCGCTACAGCGCCGGCAAGCAGCTGGCCTACCAGTTCCGCGACCTCGACGCCGCCACGCGCGCGCGTCTCGAGAAGATCAAAACGCAATTCCCTGACCAGGAACTGCGCAACTGCAAATAA
- a CDS encoding type III pantothenate kinase: MLLLIDAGNTRIKWALVAAGSPAGGWLASGAVAHAQIDTLAAQWETLGISEALLSNVAGAAIGTRLRAMLPVVARDFVSLPQLAGLTNGYRAPSQLGCDRFAAAIGAQALAPGQAVIVANCGTATTIDAITADGVFLGGMILPGLGLMASSLARNTAQLPQIASDALLPAGFADNTDDAILSGCLAAQAGAIERAVRMHGASACLLSGGAAPRIAPALALAVPLHLVDNIVMLGLQAAARAGTAGTQGNHVC, encoded by the coding sequence ATGCTGCTGCTGATCGACGCCGGCAATACGCGCATCAAATGGGCACTCGTGGCCGCCGGCAGTCCCGCCGGCGGCTGGCTGGCCAGCGGCGCCGTCGCGCATGCGCAGATCGACACCCTGGCCGCGCAGTGGGAGACGCTCGGCATCAGCGAAGCGCTGCTGTCGAACGTGGCAGGCGCCGCCATCGGCACGCGCCTGCGCGCCATGCTGCCGGTCGTCGCCCGCGACTTTGTATCGCTGCCGCAGCTGGCGGGCCTTACGAATGGCTACCGCGCGCCGTCACAGCTGGGTTGCGACCGCTTTGCCGCCGCCATCGGCGCGCAGGCGCTGGCGCCTGGCCAGGCCGTCATCGTCGCCAATTGCGGCACCGCCACCACCATCGACGCCATCACGGCCGATGGCGTTTTCCTCGGCGGAATGATCTTGCCGGGACTGGGATTGATGGCCAGCTCGCTGGCGCGCAACACGGCGCAGCTGCCGCAAATCGCCAGCGACGCCCTGCTGCCGGCCGGCTTTGCCGACAACACGGACGACGCCATCCTCTCCGGCTGCCTGGCGGCACAGGCGGGCGCCATCGAACGGGCCGTGCGCATGCATGGTGCCAGCGCCTGTTTGCTGTCGGGCGGCGCCGCACCGCGCATCGCACCGGCCCTGGCGCTGGCCGTGCCGCTGCATCTGGTGGACAATATCGTCATGCTCGGCCTGCAGGCGGCCGCGCGCGCCGGGACCGCAGGAACACAAGGAAACCACGTATGCTGA
- the mrdA gene encoding penicillin-binding protein 2 has protein sequence MTELKNTERELHFFRMRLTILGALVFVCFSLLLARFIWLQVIKHEDYATKAEDNRIAVVPIVPTRGLILDRNGVVLARNYSAYTLEITPSKLSASLDSVIDELSTLVQIDIKDRRRFKKLLEESKNFVSVPLRTRLTDEEVARFTAQRFRFPGVEVQARLFRQYPMGEVASHVVGFIGRINRNEAKALEEGEDAANYNGTDHIGKEGLEKSYEKQLHGTTGYEEVEVSAGGRAMRTLSRTAATPGNNLILSIDIELQKVVEEAFGEWRGAAVAIDPATGDILAYVSKPGYDPNLFVDGIDQQSWNELNTSLDRPMVNRPLSGTYAPGSTFKPFMALAALELGKRTPSQSISDPGFFILGGHTFRDDKVGGHGTVDMHKSIVVSCNTYYYQLGRDMGIDAIHDFMKPFGFGQLTGIDLNNEKTGVLPSTEWKRNRFKTPQQKKWVGGDTISVSNGSGYNSYTPLQIAHATANLANNGVVMKPHLVKIIEDAATRARTLTVPKESYRIALKQENIDVIKRAMVGVTSEQGGTAARIFTGVQYTVGGKTGTAQVVGIKKNEKYNAKLLAERLRDNALFTAFAPADKPRIAIAIVVENAGFGAGVAAPIARKALDYYLLGKRPSDKEKDTTKVPKEDVDEVRTLEEITDEQAAPAVPARQ, from the coding sequence ATGACTGAACTTAAGAACACTGAGCGCGAACTGCATTTTTTCCGCATGCGCCTGACCATCCTGGGCGCGCTCGTCTTCGTCTGCTTTTCGCTGCTGCTGGCGCGCTTCATCTGGCTGCAGGTGATCAAGCACGAGGACTACGCGACCAAGGCCGAGGACAACCGTATCGCCGTGGTGCCCATCGTGCCCACGCGCGGCCTGATCCTCGACCGCAACGGCGTGGTCCTGGCGCGCAATTACTCGGCCTATACGCTGGAAATCACGCCATCGAAATTGAGCGCCAGCCTCGATTCCGTGATCGACGAGCTGTCGACCCTGGTGCAGATCGACATCAAGGACCGCCGCCGCTTCAAGAAGCTGCTGGAAGAATCCAAGAACTTCGTCAGCGTGCCGCTGCGCACGCGATTGACGGACGAGGAAGTGGCGCGCTTCACGGCGCAGCGTTTCCGCTTCCCTGGCGTCGAGGTGCAGGCGCGCCTGTTCCGCCAGTATCCGATGGGCGAGGTGGCGTCGCACGTGGTGGGCTTCATCGGCCGCATCAACCGCAATGAAGCGAAGGCGCTGGAAGAGGGCGAGGATGCGGCCAATTACAACGGCACCGACCATATCGGCAAGGAAGGCCTGGAAAAAAGCTACGAAAAGCAGCTGCATGGCACCACCGGCTACGAAGAGGTGGAAGTGTCGGCCGGCGGGCGCGCCATGCGCACCCTGTCGCGCACGGCCGCCACTCCTGGCAACAATCTGATCCTGTCGATCGACATCGAGCTGCAGAAGGTGGTCGAGGAAGCGTTCGGCGAATGGCGCGGCGCGGCCGTGGCCATCGACCCGGCCACGGGCGACATCCTCGCTTACGTGTCCAAGCCAGGCTATGACCCGAACCTGTTCGTCGACGGCATCGACCAGCAAAGCTGGAACGAACTCAATACCTCGCTGGACCGGCCGATGGTCAACCGTCCCCTGTCCGGCACCTACGCGCCCGGCTCGACCTTCAAGCCTTTCATGGCGCTGGCCGCACTCGAATTGGGCAAGCGCACGCCGAGCCAGTCGATTTCCGATCCCGGTTTCTTCATCCTCGGCGGCCACACCTTCCGCGATGACAAGGTGGGCGGCCATGGCACGGTGGACATGCACAAGTCCATCGTCGTTTCGTGCAACACCTATTACTACCAGCTGGGCCGCGACATGGGCATCGATGCCATCCACGACTTCATGAAACCGTTCGGTTTCGGCCAGCTGACGGGCATCGACCTGAATAACGAAAAGACGGGCGTGCTGCCGTCGACGGAATGGAAGCGCAACCGCTTCAAGACGCCGCAGCAGAAAAAATGGGTGGGCGGCGACACGATTTCGGTGAGTAACGGCTCCGGCTACAACTCGTATACGCCGCTGCAGATCGCCCACGCGACGGCCAACCTGGCCAATAACGGCGTGGTGATGAAGCCGCATCTGGTGAAGATCATCGAGGATGCGGCTACGCGCGCGCGCACCCTGACGGTGCCCAAGGAAAGCTACCGCATCGCGCTCAAGCAGGAAAACATCGACGTCATCAAGCGCGCCATGGTGGGCGTGACCAGCGAGCAGGGTGGCACGGCCGCGCGTATCTTCACCGGCGTGCAGTACACGGTGGGCGGCAAGACGGGTACGGCACAGGTGGTGGGTATCAAGAAAAACGAGAAGTACAATGCCAAGCTGCTGGCCGAACGCCTGCGCGACAACGCCCTGTTTACGGCCTTTGCGCCGGCCGACAAGCCGCGCATCGCGATCGCCATCGTGGTGGAAAACGCGGGCTTCGGCGCCGGCGTGGCCGCGCCGATCGCGCGCAAGGCGCTCGACTACTACCTGCTGGGCAAGCGCCCGAGCGACAAGGAAAAGGACACCACCAAGGTGCCCAAGGAAGATGTCGACGAAGTGCGCACCCTGGAAGAAATCACTGACGAGCAGGCCGCCCCGGCGGTACCTGCCAGGCAATAA
- the mreC gene encoding rod shape-determining protein MreC: MEYSPPPLFKQGASARVKMMVFAGISIALLLVDSRMHALTAVRQAVGTVLYPVQMAALVPRDVAVGVGNYFSSLSALEKQVRDLKHEQIASAQILQQAQLNIVENNHLRKLMEARERVPVKTMMAEVLYDTRDSATRKIVLDRGIQHGVELGRPVIDNLGVVGQVTRVFPFTSEVTLLTDEEQAIPVQLLRNGVRSVAIGRGKSGTMELRFTAPSADIQIGDIVITSGLDGLYPAGLAVARVTLVERNAHGPFGRVVCQPLAGIERNTQLLILMTSPEIPPRPPAEEVKTGRKIAGKMAPIKDPAKEPAAAAPAAANAVTAPAAKPPASPAPKPAAPAATPAATPTPAAVPPKEATR; the protein is encoded by the coding sequence ATGGAATACAGTCCTCCGCCACTTTTCAAACAAGGCGCCTCCGCCCGCGTCAAGATGATGGTGTTCGCCGGCATTTCAATCGCCCTGTTGCTGGTCGATTCGCGCATGCACGCGCTGACGGCCGTGCGCCAGGCCGTCGGCACCGTGCTGTATCCGGTGCAGATGGCAGCCCTGGTGCCGCGCGATGTGGCGGTTGGTGTCGGCAACTACTTCTCTTCGCTGTCCGCCCTGGAAAAACAGGTGCGCGACCTGAAACACGAACAGATCGCCTCGGCGCAGATCCTGCAGCAGGCGCAGCTCAACATCGTTGAAAACAACCACCTGCGCAAGTTGATGGAAGCGCGCGAGCGCGTGCCCGTCAAGACCATGATGGCCGAAGTGCTGTACGACACGCGCGATTCGGCCACGCGCAAGATCGTGCTCGACCGGGGCATCCAGCATGGCGTGGAGCTGGGCCGCCCCGTGATCGACAACCTGGGCGTGGTGGGACAAGTCACGCGCGTGTTCCCGTTCACCTCCGAAGTGACGCTCCTGACCGATGAAGAGCAGGCCATTCCCGTGCAGCTGCTGCGCAATGGCGTGCGCAGCGTGGCCATCGGGCGCGGCAAGTCCGGCACCATGGAGCTGCGCTTCACGGCCCCCAGCGCCGACATCCAGATCGGCGACATCGTCATTACCTCGGGCCTCGACGGCCTGTATCCGGCCGGCCTGGCCGTGGCGCGCGTGACCCTGGTCGAGCGCAATGCGCATGGCCCGTTCGGCCGCGTCGTGTGCCAGCCGCTGGCCGGCATTGAACGCAACACCCAGCTGCTCATCTTGATGACGTCGCCGGAAATTCCGCCGCGTCCGCCCGCTGAAGAAGTCAAGACGGGGCGCAAGATCGCCGGCAAGATGGCGCCGATCAAGGATCCCGCCAAGGAGCCTGCCGCTGCGGCACCAGCGGCCGCCAATGCGGTGACCGCGCCGGCCGCGAAACCGCCTGCCAGCCCGGCGCCGAAACCGGCGGCGCCTGCCGCAACACCAGCAGCAACGCCAACACCTGCCGCCGTGCCACCGAAGGAAGCGACACGATGA
- a CDS encoding biotin--[acetyl-CoA-carboxylase] ligase → MTKHSDLNSAAIAAHCATGASHVAIEVVDETGSTNADLLARCATLAGPTLRIAGQQTAGRGRAGRPWVSQPDASLMFSLAWRFKGPLHQLVGLPLAVGVALAETMTSLGVPVQLKWPNDMLKDGHKLAGILVETQQAADDGVWAVIGCGINLLMPDALERQIGRSVSAVPWLAQMERNTLVSALLSRLAGVLAEFDDTGFAPFTERWNALHAWQGQHVKILDNGQLLQQGVAAGVDHLGRLLLRTDGGLQEIMSGDVSLRLTGE, encoded by the coding sequence ATGACGAAGCACTCAGACCTGAACAGCGCGGCCATCGCCGCCCATTGCGCCACGGGCGCCTCCCACGTGGCCATCGAGGTGGTCGACGAAACGGGATCGACCAACGCCGACCTGCTGGCGCGCTGCGCCACCCTGGCCGGCCCCACCCTGCGCATCGCCGGCCAGCAGACGGCCGGACGGGGACGCGCCGGGCGGCCGTGGGTGTCGCAGCCGGACGCCAGCCTGATGTTTTCGCTGGCCTGGCGCTTCAAGGGTCCGCTGCATCAGCTGGTCGGCTTGCCGCTGGCCGTCGGCGTGGCGCTGGCCGAGACCATGACGTCGCTGGGCGTGCCGGTGCAGCTGAAGTGGCCAAACGATATGCTCAAGGATGGCCACAAGCTGGCCGGCATCCTCGTCGAGACCCAACAGGCAGCGGACGATGGCGTGTGGGCCGTCATCGGCTGCGGCATCAATCTGCTGATGCCCGATGCGCTGGAACGGCAGATCGGGCGCAGCGTCTCGGCCGTGCCCTGGCTGGCGCAGATGGAACGCAATACCCTGGTGTCCGCCCTGCTCAGCCGCCTGGCCGGCGTGCTGGCCGAATTCGACGACACGGGCTTTGCACCGTTTACCGAACGCTGGAACGCGCTGCACGCCTGGCAAGGCCAGCACGTAAAAATCCTCGACAACGGTCAATTGCTGCAGCAAGGCGTGGCGGCTGGCGTGGACCACCTTGGCCGCCTGCTGCTGCGCACCGATGGCGGCCTGCAGGAAATCATGTCCGGCGACGTTTCCTTGCGCCTGACCGGGGAGTAA
- a CDS encoding SPOR domain-containing protein, which translates to MNHASRFSSTRRQQGNTLVGIIIGLVIGLGIAVVVALVITKGASPFTDKSGKAGKSTEPTAGQIADPNKPMYGNKEAAKEAARDFSKEPREIVTPTQPAAPAPAQQPKAPPPDALQELIGTLKDKPAPKTPAAAPAAPAPQAKADAKEAKADAASDKWIYYLQAGAFHDMSDAESTRGKLALLGFEAAISDRSTDAGVLHRVRIGPFNQLEAMNRARTKLSENGIDVAVVRNQK; encoded by the coding sequence ATGAATCACGCTTCCCGTTTCTCTTCGACCCGGCGCCAGCAGGGCAATACCCTGGTCGGCATCATCATTGGCCTGGTCATCGGCCTGGGCATTGCCGTGGTGGTCGCCCTGGTGATCACCAAGGGCGCCTCGCCTTTCACCGACAAGTCGGGCAAGGCCGGCAAATCGACCGAACCGACGGCCGGCCAGATCGCCGACCCGAACAAGCCGATGTACGGCAACAAGGAAGCAGCCAAGGAAGCGGCGCGCGACTTCTCCAAGGAGCCGCGCGAGATCGTCACGCCAACGCAGCCTGCTGCGCCGGCGCCAGCGCAGCAGCCGAAGGCGCCGCCGCCGGACGCGCTGCAGGAATTGATCGGTACATTGAAGGACAAGCCGGCGCCGAAAACGCCGGCGGCAGCACCAGCGGCGCCCGCGCCGCAAGCCAAGGCCGACGCAAAAGAGGCCAAGGCCGATGCAGCCAGCGACAAATGGATTTATTATCTGCAGGCCGGCGCCTTCCATGACATGTCGGACGCCGAAAGCACGCGCGGCAAACTGGCGCTGCTCGGCTTCGAAGCGGCCATCAGCGACCGCAGCACCGACGCCGGCGTGCTGCACCGCGTGCGTATCGGGCCGTTCAACCAGCTCGAAGCGATGAACCGCGCACGCACCAAACTGTCTGAAAACGGCATCGATGTCGCCGTCGTCCGCAACCAAAAATAA
- a CDS encoding SDR family oxidoreductase — protein MHRVFITGASSGLGAALALQYARQGAHLGLLARRGDTLQQLIASLPHPERHRAYAVDVCDHAALKSAAGDFIAHAGGIDVVIASAGVSYGTLSEHAEDLDAFARLIAINVTATVATFAPFIAAMKSQGSGRLVGIGSVAGIRGLPGAEAYSASKAAVISYCESLRLELKPAGVKVVTITPGYIDTPMTRHNAYRMPFLMPAEKFAVRAARAIANGDSYRVIPWQMGVVAKLLRALPNAVYDMAFANAPHKARSKPSGGSQ, from the coding sequence ATGCATCGCGTTTTCATCACGGGCGCGTCGAGCGGATTGGGCGCCGCCCTGGCGCTGCAGTACGCGCGCCAGGGTGCCCATTTGGGCTTGCTGGCGCGCCGTGGCGACACCCTGCAGCAACTGATCGCCTCCCTGCCCCACCCTGAACGCCACCGCGCCTACGCCGTCGATGTATGCGACCACGCCGCCCTGAAAAGCGCCGCCGGTGACTTCATCGCCCATGCCGGCGGCATCGACGTCGTCATCGCCAGCGCCGGCGTGTCCTACGGTACCTTGAGCGAACACGCGGAAGACCTCGACGCCTTCGCGCGCCTCATCGCCATCAACGTCACGGCTACCGTCGCCACCTTCGCGCCCTTCATCGCCGCCATGAAAAGCCAGGGCAGCGGGCGCCTGGTAGGCATCGGCAGCGTGGCCGGCATCCGCGGCCTGCCCGGCGCCGAAGCCTACAGCGCCTCGAAGGCAGCCGTCATCAGCTACTGCGAATCGCTGCGCCTGGAATTGAAACCGGCGGGCGTCAAGGTCGTCACCATCACGCCCGGCTACATCGACACGCCGATGACGCGCCACAATGCCTACCGCATGCCATTCCTGATGCCGGCCGAAAAATTCGCCGTGCGCGCCGCGCGCGCCATCGCCAACGGCGACAGCTACCGCGTGATCCCGTGGCAGATGGGCGTCGTCGCCAAGCTGCTGCGCGCGCTGCCCAATGCCGTCTACGACATGGCCTTCGCCAACGCGCCGCACAAGGCGCGCAGCAAGCCATCCGGCGGCAGCCAGTAA
- the mreD gene encoding rod shape-determining protein MreD: MNRPHYILLPVSPLFIGFSLLCAFLLNLLPWGQFVGVPDFVALVLVFWGIHQPRKVGIGVAFFMGLMMDVHDSTLLGENALAYTLLSYFAIMMHRRVLWFPIMTQALHVLPLLLLTQALQLLTRLIVSGRFPGWLNFIESFVAVALWPIVTWILLAPQRRAVDRDHNRPI; encoded by the coding sequence ATGAACCGCCCGCATTACATCCTGCTGCCGGTCAGCCCCCTGTTCATCGGGTTTTCCCTGCTGTGCGCTTTCCTGCTGAATCTGCTTCCATGGGGGCAGTTCGTCGGCGTGCCCGATTTCGTCGCCCTGGTGCTGGTCTTCTGGGGCATCCACCAGCCGCGCAAGGTCGGTATCGGCGTGGCGTTTTTCATGGGCCTGATGATGGACGTGCACGACTCGACCCTGCTGGGCGAGAATGCGCTGGCCTATACCTTGCTGTCGTACTTCGCCATCATGATGCACCGCCGCGTGCTGTGGTTCCCCATCATGACGCAGGCGCTGCACGTGCTGCCGCTGCTGCTGCTGACGCAGGCGCTGCAATTGCTGACGCGTCTGATCGTCTCGGGCCGCTTCCCTGGCTGGCTCAATTTCATCGAGAGCTTCGTCGCCGTCGCCCTGTGGCCCATCGTCACGTGGATCTTGCTGGCGCCGCAGCGCCGTGCCGTGGACCGTGACCATAACCGGCCGATTTGA
- the rodA gene encoding rod shape-determining protein RodA: MPINERRSLWRRAKPYLAVFDPPLMIIILMLLSTSLLTLYSASIGIPGKIEDHLRNILLCFFVMWVAANVTPQMMMRIAVPAYTISVILLVAVALFGTIKLGARRWLHIGVIDIQPSEFLKIATPLMLAWFFQHNAGALRWKSFLMAAILLLVPVYLIARQPDLGTALLVVAAGFTVIFLAGLSWKVLAGLLITFVSCLPIAWSHLHDYQRDRVMMLIDPTKDPLGKGFHIIQSIIAIGSGGMTGKGWTHGTQAHLEFVPERTTDFIFAVYSEEFGLVGNLILMLMYLLLVGRGLMIAANAPSFFTRLLAGAITMIFFTYAFVNMGMVSGIVPVVGVPLPFLSYGGTALLTLGVATGILMSIQRHRKLVQT; this comes from the coding sequence ATGCCCATTAACGAGAGGCGCTCGCTGTGGCGGCGCGCCAAACCCTATCTGGCGGTGTTCGATCCGCCGCTGATGATCATCATCCTGATGCTGCTCAGTACCAGCTTGCTGACCCTGTATTCGGCCAGCATCGGCATTCCGGGCAAGATCGAAGACCACCTGCGCAATATTTTGCTGTGCTTTTTCGTCATGTGGGTGGCGGCCAACGTCACGCCGCAGATGATGATGCGCATCGCCGTGCCGGCGTACACGATATCGGTGATCTTGCTGGTGGCCGTGGCGCTGTTCGGCACCATCAAGCTTGGTGCCCGGCGCTGGCTGCATATCGGCGTGATCGACATCCAGCCGTCCGAATTCCTGAAGATCGCCACGCCGCTGATGCTGGCCTGGTTCTTCCAGCACAATGCGGGCGCCCTGCGCTGGAAATCGTTCCTGATGGCGGCGATACTGTTGCTGGTGCCCGTCTACCTGATTGCGCGCCAGCCCGACCTGGGCACGGCGCTGTTGGTGGTGGCGGCCGGCTTTACCGTCATCTTCCTGGCCGGTTTGTCGTGGAAGGTGCTGGCCGGCTTGCTGATCACCTTTGTTTCCTGCCTGCCGATCGCCTGGTCGCATCTGCATGATTATCAGCGCGACCGCGTGATGATGCTGATCGACCCGACCAAGGACCCGCTGGGCAAGGGCTTCCATATCATCCAGTCCATCATCGCCATCGGTTCCGGCGGCATGACGGGCAAGGGCTGGACGCACGGCACGCAAGCCCACCTGGAATTTGTTCCCGAGCGCACGACCGATTTTATTTTTGCCGTGTATTCCGAGGAATTCGGCCTGGTCGGTAACTTGATCCTGATGCTGATGTATTTGCTGCTGGTGGGACGGGGGCTGATGATCGCCGCCAACGCCCCCAGTTTTTTCACTCGCCTGCTGGCAGGAGCGATCACTATGATTTTCTTTACTTACGCCTTTGTAAACATGGGCATGGTCAGCGGCATCGTGCCGGTGGTCGGCGTTCCCTTGCCATTCCTTAGCTATGGCGGCACCGCGCTGCTGACCCTGGGCGTGGCCACCGGTATCCTGATGAGCATTCAGCGCCACCGCAAGCTGGTGCAGACCTGA